In one Pseudomonas sp. MM211 genomic region, the following are encoded:
- a CDS encoding type II secretion system F family protein, whose protein sequence is MGGLLLLSALLQLLLALLFIYLAYGDLRARRQFSQRMGSVSRVSGGGMMRGIGGSSLGRRTLSMDSETVQLLNRLGWRKRSQQSMFSAIQLGTPIVLLMLVVIVQLLLNKAPQPIWLAPVFALGIGYLIPKRWLAMAARRRQEQLAEEVTTFIPLLRILFDVGMTVEQGLRVLAKESEGILPNLSAELRQVLARVDAGLELGRELRDMAALLEVYEVTDCVVILEQLIVQGGGAMASLLRLKDLIDDRHHTALEERVSKLSGKMSVVMMIFLFPALLIVLAGPGFIAIVGALGELR, encoded by the coding sequence ATGGGTGGTCTTCTCCTGCTCAGTGCGTTGCTGCAGTTGCTGCTCGCATTGCTGTTCATCTACCTGGCCTATGGCGATCTGCGTGCCCGGCGGCAATTCAGCCAGCGCATGGGCAGCGTATCGCGGGTTTCCGGTGGCGGCATGATGCGCGGTATCGGCGGTAGCTCCCTGGGCCGGCGTACCCTGAGCATGGATAGCGAAACGGTGCAGTTGCTCAATCGCCTGGGCTGGCGCAAACGCAGTCAGCAATCGATGTTCTCGGCCATCCAGTTGGGCACGCCGATCGTATTGCTGATGTTGGTAGTGATCGTCCAGCTACTCTTGAACAAGGCGCCGCAACCGATCTGGCTGGCGCCGGTGTTCGCGCTCGGTATCGGTTACCTGATCCCCAAGCGCTGGCTGGCCATGGCGGCCAGGCGTCGACAGGAGCAGTTGGCTGAAGAGGTGACGACGTTCATTCCCTTGCTGCGCATCCTGTTCGATGTCGGCATGACCGTGGAGCAGGGGTTGCGGGTGCTCGCCAAGGAGTCCGAGGGCATCCTGCCGAACCTCAGTGCAGAGCTGCGGCAGGTGCTGGCGCGGGTCGATGCGGGGCTCGAATTGGGCCGTGAATTACGTGACATGGCGGCCCTGCTGGAAGTCTACGAGGTCACCGATTGCGTAGTGATCCTCGAACAGCTTATCGTCCAGGGCGGCGGAGCCATGGCCTCGTTGCTGCGGCTCAAGGATCTGATCGATGATCGGCATCATACGGCTCTCGAAGAAAGAGTTTCCAAATTGTCCGGGAAGATGTCCGTGGTCATGATGATCTTCCTGTTCCCGGCATTGTTGATCGTATTGGCGGGGCCCGGATTTATCGCGATCGTCGGGGCTCTAGGGGAGTTGAGATGA
- a CDS encoding tetratricopeptide repeat protein, whose amino-acid sequence MKRVVSVVGVVGLLAGCASSPAQSPWLMSRGTATPMSCAPLSQDQELALNLAQKTADEGRLHAALANLERLPSGLPQANLYKARILRSLNRPEAQELYTSLLGTCLKAQGEHGLGQLASAQGRYEEALTHLRLAANLDPTSDTIRNDLGVVYMNLGRMDEARFELLTALELNETEKQPALNLLTLLIFQGNLPQASALAERMGFSASEFRTAEQRAQTLRSQIGVAGAAAPQPGAPTPAPRAQQSSPAAATPAPKPADTRPAPAAQPVAPVVAAPVAKPAEKPIVPQPVAQPAVASPAPAAAPRPPAVPAPQLSNFRPAPVVPLSVASAVRSPAAPAPAVAPVVVARAPAAEPAPAVTRTVLASAAPIPAPPRQVAAAPVVVSQPTAPAVAAAPAPVAAPVIVAQAPAVAPTPVATRAAVASAAPTPAATPQVVAAPPAAPAVAAAPVEAVASAPTSTPANQVRAKIEMRPGRLIVPDDGGFIRVEPVSELQGDTVANQR is encoded by the coding sequence ATGAAGCGTGTAGTGAGCGTGGTAGGGGTGGTGGGACTGTTGGCTGGTTGCGCGAGCAGCCCGGCCCAGTCCCCCTGGTTGATGAGCAGGGGCACAGCGACCCCGATGAGCTGTGCACCGCTGTCCCAGGATCAGGAGCTGGCCCTCAATCTGGCGCAGAAAACCGCCGATGAAGGGCGTCTACACGCGGCATTAGCCAATCTGGAGCGCCTGCCCAGCGGTCTGCCCCAGGCGAACTTGTACAAGGCGCGCATTCTGCGTTCGCTGAACCGCCCGGAAGCTCAGGAGCTTTACACCAGCCTGCTCGGTACCTGCCTCAAGGCTCAGGGTGAACACGGCCTGGGCCAGCTCGCCAGCGCCCAGGGCCGTTACGAGGAAGCACTGACTCATCTGCGCCTGGCGGCCAATCTCGATCCGACCAGCGATACCATCCGCAACGACCTGGGCGTGGTGTACATGAACCTCGGTCGTATGGATGAAGCGCGCTTCGAACTGCTGACCGCACTGGAACTGAACGAAACGGAGAAGCAGCCGGCATTGAACTTGCTGACCCTGCTGATCTTCCAGGGCAACCTGCCGCAGGCCAGCGCACTGGCCGAACGCATGGGCTTTTCCGCCAGCGAGTTCCGCACAGCCGAACAGCGTGCCCAGACATTGCGCAGCCAGATCGGTGTAGCGGGTGCCGCTGCGCCGCAACCCGGCGCCCCGACACCAGCCCCGCGTGCTCAGCAGAGTTCGCCTGCTGCTGCGACTCCGGCGCCGAAGCCAGCCGATACGCGGCCAGCTCCGGCGGCGCAGCCGGTTGCCCCTGTCGTTGCCGCACCTGTTGCGAAGCCAGCCGAGAAGCCGATAGTGCCGCAGCCAGTTGCTCAGCCGGCGGTCGCGAGCCCGGCACCGGCCGCTGCGCCACGCCCGCCAGCCGTTCCGGCGCCGCAGCTATCCAATTTCCGTCCGGCTCCGGTGGTACCGCTTTCCGTTGCCAGCGCCGTGAGGTCGCCAGCAGCTCCAGCGCCAGCCGTTGCTCCCGTGGTCGTGGCCAGAGCGCCAGCCGCAGAGCCGGCACCTGCCGTTACGCGTACCGTCTTGGCTAGCGCAGCGCCGATTCCGGCGCCGCCGCGCCAGGTGGCCGCTGCTCCGGTGGTGGTCAGCCAGCCGACGGCGCCTGCGGTCGCCGCCGCCCCTGCGCCGGTCGCTGCTCCTGTGATCGTGGCCCAGGCGCCTGCCGTCGCGCCGACACCTGTCGCTACGCGTGCAGCCGTGGCTAGCGCAGCACCGACCCCAGCTGCGACGCCACAGGTTGTCGCTGCTCCACCGGCTGCGCCTGCAGTGGCTGCCGCGCCGGTGGAGGCCGTCGCTTCCGCGCCGACTTCCACACCTGCCAATCAGGTGCGGGCAAAGATCGAGATGCGTCCAGGCCGTCTGATCGTGCCTGACGACGGGGGCTTCATCCGCGTCGAGCCTGTTAGCGAGCTACAGGGCGACACAGTGGCCAATCAGCGCTGA
- a CDS encoding DUF3613 domain-containing protein → MKGMIIGVALLACLPLVSQAAGEGGAGGLVGSEVETQTAHWLRLQREGRLASSHPQTSTPAERELALQRWLESHKHPIPEFFEQDVGGKFGE, encoded by the coding sequence ATGAAGGGGATGATCATTGGCGTTGCGCTGCTGGCATGCCTACCGCTGGTTAGCCAAGCTGCTGGCGAGGGAGGAGCGGGTGGCTTGGTTGGCAGTGAGGTAGAGACGCAGACAGCCCACTGGCTGCGGCTGCAGCGAGAAGGGCGCCTGGCGTCTTCCCATCCCCAGACATCGACACCCGCCGAGCGAGAGTTGGCGTTGCAGCGCTGGCTGGAGAGCCACAAGCACCCTATCCCAGAGTTCTTCGAGCAGGATGTAGGGGGGAAATTTGGTGAGTAA
- a CDS encoding response regulator transcription factor → MESSYPLRIMIVDDEPAIVEELAEFLEQLGYGVTACHCAEDALQAFQQDEHIGIVLSDMHMPGLTGVQLVGELARIARTGRLYETAIFTGSTDKQDVILALRAGVSDYYQKPVDLEELHASVKRLHERVEQRTKEQQIRQRIQDLAASLHEMHSDLLPTPIKNVAQMTVAVDVIPEPFDKLSRRQLAVAQLIAKGMTNYQISCELGITENTVKLYVSQILRLTRVHNRTQLALSYPSHG, encoded by the coding sequence ATGGAAAGCTCCTATCCCTTACGGATAATGATAGTCGACGACGAACCGGCCATTGTCGAGGAGCTCGCGGAGTTTCTCGAGCAACTCGGTTATGGTGTTACGGCGTGCCATTGTGCAGAGGATGCATTACAGGCGTTCCAGCAGGATGAACATATCGGTATCGTGCTCAGCGATATGCACATGCCCGGACTGACCGGGGTTCAACTGGTGGGTGAGCTGGCCCGTATTGCACGCACTGGGCGGCTCTACGAAACGGCTATCTTTACCGGCAGTACCGACAAGCAGGACGTCATCCTGGCCTTGCGCGCCGGGGTTTCCGACTACTACCAGAAGCCGGTTGATCTGGAAGAATTGCATGCCAGTGTGAAACGTCTGCATGAGCGCGTCGAACAACGAACCAAGGAACAGCAGATTCGTCAGCGCATTCAGGATCTGGCTGCATCGCTACACGAGATGCACAGTGACCTATTGCCAACGCCAATAAAGAACGTCGCGCAAATGACCGTGGCGGTGGATGTTATTCCCGAGCCTTTCGACAAACTATCGAGAAGGCAGTTGGCGGTCGCGCAATTGATCGCCAAAGGGATGACTAATTACCAGATATCCTGCGAATTGGGCATTACCGAAAACACCGTAAAACTTTATGTCTCCCAGATATTGAGACTGACGCGCGTGCACAACCGTACACAATTGGCGCTGTCCTATCCTTCCCATGGGTAA
- a CDS encoding A24 family peptidase, whose translation MAYIVLFCWLGACAFQDAQHRKIANLLTLGGLCVALAYLLWSGSSLTGASPPAVVLAIGIACLLSLPGYLSRQMGAADVKMLVALGAASDAAHVLFSVIGAALVLIIWVTLVRIWPDIRLALPKRLAALRTTNAKAPPMHPFCSWDLHLQHCGL comes from the coding sequence ATGGCCTATATCGTATTGTTCTGCTGGCTTGGCGCCTGCGCGTTTCAGGACGCTCAGCACCGCAAGATCGCCAACCTCCTGACCCTGGGCGGCCTCTGCGTCGCCCTGGCCTACCTGCTGTGGTCAGGCAGCAGCTTGACCGGTGCCAGCCCGCCAGCGGTAGTGCTGGCTATCGGTATCGCGTGCCTGCTGTCGCTGCCCGGCTACCTGAGTCGGCAAATGGGTGCTGCAGACGTGAAAATGCTCGTGGCTCTGGGTGCCGCCAGCGATGCCGCACATGTACTGTTCAGCGTGATCGGTGCCGCCCTCGTGCTGATCATCTGGGTCACGCTGGTGCGCATCTGGCCTGATATCCGCCTGGCACTTCCAAAACGCCTGGCCGCGCTAAGAACAACCAACGCCAAAGCCCCCCCTATGCACCCTTTCTGTTCTTGGGATTTGCACTTACAGCATTGTGGTTTATAG
- a CDS encoding PAS domain-containing sensor histidine kinase, translated as MQVFKDWFKRDPEAQAAPEATVAPAAVSANSPCLNLSIDALGRVFEVSGSLSYRLPIAVSQVLPLEQLLHGQSRYLVTDLAAFVQQMLDLSFVTRDGSILHTRGWLKAEVQGWSLQAFEIGDFLARLQACEQRLQVFSQISAVAQSIRGADRVEFPRHAHEWLGAMAQALRLACTALALPDAQRGGWQIVGHYRDALTPVFWEDGQHLPRELQQYTGDQPVQWLRGGVDVTEWHAADSVWLVPYADHQGIRAWLLCSPYIAHQSMPELNTRDWLDLFSNVAAPLLQRLDEQSRRVHVERVDILQNLLGTGWWEYMPRSGAFLLAPSLMQRFGFDPRQAVTLADWLELLSPIDRDEFRIRLGDAELSGRAFEQVVRLRDAAEELCWFRIHTRILNANGQRRIVGAVLDINDMKLKEVEADAATTRLKSLVASAPALIYVNRYEEGAFVPVFCSDSSSALLGWTLEDFVQRSMADFIHPDDRDIYFAHTRTLLSQGAASCRYRLIDREGRYHWLQDEAKLLRDERGIPVEAVGLCLDVTEAAQAAERIRESEERYRILVEDSPAIICRYRPDLTLVYANRPLAQYLGIRQENLPGTSLATYLSAQELTQFRERHRQLTPAEPVSTALVRMDLPGREHIWWVLAERAVFDEHGKLLEVQAVGRDDTELQKARQMLNQSAKMAVLGEMATGLAHEINQPLNVMRIALTNTLKGVENGSANPDYLKNKLGRIEQQITRAAKIVNHMRIFGRRSEVEDDLFSPDEAIEGALTLIREGELARDIDLTLDLCGSPQVRGHADQLEQVIINLLVNAKDALLSAREKQPELEPHIHLRSELSEDKVVVQVQDNAGGIDPLLLDRVFDPFFTTKPVGKGTGLGLSVSYGLVNQMGGKLSVSNQEGGACFRIELPVVAP; from the coding sequence ATGCAAGTATTCAAGGATTGGTTCAAGCGTGACCCCGAAGCGCAGGCGGCGCCGGAGGCGACTGTTGCACCCGCAGCGGTTTCCGCCAACAGTCCGTGTCTGAATCTTTCCATCGATGCCCTCGGGCGCGTATTCGAGGTCTCCGGCAGTCTCTCGTACCGCCTGCCAATCGCGGTTTCCCAAGTGCTGCCGCTGGAGCAGTTGCTACACGGTCAGAGTCGCTATCTGGTGACGGATCTGGCGGCTTTCGTGCAACAGATGCTCGATCTTTCCTTCGTCACCCGTGACGGCAGCATTCTGCATACCCGCGGCTGGCTCAAGGCTGAAGTGCAGGGCTGGTCGCTGCAGGCCTTCGAGATCGGCGACTTTCTGGCCCGCTTGCAAGCCTGCGAACAGCGTCTGCAGGTGTTCTCGCAAATCAGCGCTGTGGCGCAGAGCATACGGGGTGCCGACCGGGTCGAATTTCCCCGCCATGCCCACGAGTGGCTGGGCGCGATGGCTCAGGCCTTGCGGCTGGCCTGCACGGCGCTGGCCCTGCCGGACGCGCAGCGGGGCGGCTGGCAGATCGTCGGGCATTACCGCGACGCGCTGACGCCGGTGTTCTGGGAAGACGGTCAGCACCTGCCCCGCGAGTTGCAGCAGTACACTGGCGACCAGCCCGTACAGTGGTTGCGAGGTGGAGTGGATGTCACCGAATGGCACGCCGCTGATTCTGTCTGGCTGGTGCCCTACGCTGATCATCAGGGTATCCGTGCATGGCTGCTGTGCTCGCCGTACATCGCCCACCAGAGCATGCCCGAGCTCAATACCCGTGATTGGCTGGATCTGTTTTCCAATGTCGCCGCGCCCCTGTTGCAACGCCTCGATGAGCAGAGCCGGCGGGTGCACGTCGAGCGTGTAGATATCCTGCAGAATCTGCTCGGCACCGGCTGGTGGGAATACATGCCACGCAGTGGGGCGTTTCTGCTGGCCCCCAGCCTGATGCAGCGCTTCGGCTTCGATCCGCGCCAGGCGGTGACCCTGGCTGACTGGCTGGAGCTGCTCAGCCCGATCGACCGTGACGAATTCCGTATCCGCCTGGGCGATGCCGAACTGAGCGGGCGTGCCTTCGAACAGGTGGTGCGTCTACGTGATGCCGCCGAGGAGCTGTGCTGGTTCCGCATCCACACGCGCATCCTCAATGCCAACGGCCAGCGGCGCATCGTCGGCGCGGTGCTGGACATCAACGACATGAAGCTCAAGGAGGTCGAAGCCGATGCGGCGACCACGCGCCTGAAGAGCCTGGTCGCCAGCGCCCCGGCGCTGATCTACGTGAATCGCTACGAAGAGGGCGCCTTCGTGCCGGTGTTCTGCAGCGACAGCAGCAGCGCGCTGCTGGGCTGGACGCTGGAGGACTTCGTGCAGCGCAGCATGGCCGACTTCATCCACCCCGATGATCGGGACATCTATTTTGCTCACACCCGCACGCTGCTCAGCCAGGGCGCTGCCAGCTGTCGCTATCGGTTGATCGACCGCGAGGGTCGCTACCACTGGCTGCAGGACGAAGCCAAGCTGCTGCGTGATGAGCGCGGTATTCCCGTGGAGGCGGTCGGCCTCTGCCTGGACGTGACCGAAGCCGCCCAGGCCGCCGAGCGAATTCGCGAGAGCGAGGAACGCTATCGCATCCTGGTGGAAGACTCGCCGGCGATCATCTGCCGCTATCGGCCTGATCTCACGCTGGTCTACGCCAACCGACCGTTGGCGCAGTATCTGGGCATCCGTCAGGAAAACCTGCCGGGTACCAGCCTGGCGACCTATCTGTCGGCCCAGGAGCTGACCCAGTTTCGCGAGCGCCATCGCCAACTGACGCCCGCCGAGCCGGTCTCCACCGCACTGGTGCGCATGGACCTGCCGGGGCGCGAACATATCTGGTGGGTACTGGCCGAGCGTGCGGTGTTCGACGAGCACGGCAAGCTGCTCGAGGTGCAGGCCGTCGGGCGCGACGACACGGAATTGCAGAAGGCCCGACAAATGCTCAACCAGAGCGCCAAGATGGCGGTGCTAGGCGAGATGGCCACCGGGCTGGCCCACGAGATCAACCAGCCGCTGAACGTCATGCGCATCGCCCTGACCAATACCTTGAAGGGTGTGGAAAACGGTTCGGCCAACCCCGATTACCTGAAGAACAAACTGGGGCGTATCGAGCAGCAGATCACCCGGGCGGCGAAGATCGTCAACCACATGCGCATCTTCGGGCGGCGCTCCGAGGTCGAGGACGATCTGTTCAGCCCTGACGAGGCCATCGAGGGCGCCTTGACGCTGATCCGCGAAGGCGAGCTCGCCCGCGATATCGACTTGACCCTCGACCTCTGCGGTTCTCCACAGGTGCGTGGGCATGCCGACCAGCTCGAGCAGGTCATCATCAACCTGCTGGTCAATGCCAAGGATGCACTGCTCAGCGCGCGGGAAAAACAGCCCGAACTGGAGCCACATATCCATCTGCGCAGCGAGCTCAGCGAGGATAAGGTGGTGGTGCAGGTTCAGGACAATGCGGGCGGTATCGACCCGCTGCTGCTGGATCGCGTGTTCGATCCTTTCTTCACCACCAAACCGGTGGGCAAGGGCACCGGGCTGGGGCTGTCGGTCAGCTACGGACTGGTCAACCAGATGGGTGGCAAGCTCAGCGTGAGCAACCAGGAGGGTGGTGCCTGCTTCCGTATCGAGCTGCCGGTGGTCGCCCCCTGA
- the cobM gene encoding precorrin-4 C(11)-methyltransferase, with amino-acid sequence MTVYFIGAGPGDPELITVKGQRLIRSCPVILYAGSLVPEALLEGHQASLVVNTAELHLDEIIALLHAAHGRGEDVARVHSGDPSLYGAIGEQIRHLRALGIPFEIIPGVTATAACAALLESELTLPDISQTLILTRYASKSPMPEGEQLHDLARHGATMAIHLGVQHLAKIVGELLPHYGASCPIAVVHRASWPDQGWVLGTLADIEEKVSAKGFRRTALILVGRVLGAEDFADSALYHESHRHLFRAGVADDTDSR; translated from the coding sequence ATGACCGTCTATTTCATCGGCGCCGGCCCCGGCGACCCCGAGCTGATCACCGTGAAGGGCCAACGTCTGATTCGTTCCTGTCCGGTAATTCTCTACGCCGGTTCCCTGGTGCCCGAAGCGCTGCTCGAAGGCCATCAGGCCAGCCTGGTGGTGAACACCGCCGAACTGCATCTCGATGAAATCATCGCCCTGCTGCACGCCGCCCACGGGCGCGGCGAGGATGTGGCACGGGTGCATTCGGGTGATCCATCGCTGTACGGCGCCATTGGTGAGCAGATTCGTCATCTGCGCGCCCTGGGCATCCCTTTTGAGATCATCCCGGGGGTCACCGCGACGGCAGCCTGCGCCGCCCTGCTGGAAAGCGAACTGACGCTGCCGGATATTTCGCAAACACTGATCCTCACCCGCTACGCCAGCAAATCACCGATGCCCGAGGGCGAGCAGTTGCATGATCTGGCTCGGCACGGCGCGACCATGGCCATCCACCTGGGCGTGCAACACCTGGCGAAGATCGTCGGCGAGCTGCTGCCGCACTATGGCGCCAGTTGCCCGATCGCGGTGGTGCATCGCGCCAGCTGGCCGGATCAGGGCTGGGTGCTCGGCACCCTCGCCGATATCGAAGAGAAGGTCAGCGCCAAGGGCTTTCGTCGCACCGCGCTGATTCTGGTCGGCAGGGTGCTGGGCGCCGAGGACTTCGCCGATTCGGCGCTGTACCACGAGAGCCATCGCCACCTGTTCAGGGCAGGCGTTGCAGACGATACAGACTCTCGCTGA
- a CDS encoding cobalamin biosynthesis protein: protein MNERPTLVAGLGCRRGCSLSELLALLDDTLAEHGSSTAELTALASSDHKADEPGLLQLAEHLGLPISFLPADALASYHERLSQTSAIALHVTGSPSVAEASALALAERLGGRTARLWITKRKSANATLAVADIEP, encoded by the coding sequence ATGAACGAGCGCCCTACCCTCGTCGCCGGCCTGGGTTGCCGGCGCGGGTGTTCGCTTAGCGAGCTGCTGGCCTTGCTCGACGATACGCTGGCCGAGCATGGCTCGAGCACTGCCGAGCTGACAGCCCTGGCCAGCAGCGACCACAAGGCTGACGAGCCCGGTTTGCTGCAGTTGGCCGAGCATCTGGGCCTGCCCATCAGCTTCCTGCCCGCCGATGCGCTGGCGAGTTACCATGAGCGCCTGAGCCAGACCTCGGCTATCGCCCTGCACGTTACCGGCAGCCCGAGCGTTGCAGAAGCCAGCGCGTTGGCCCTGGCCGAACGCCTCGGTGGTCGAACCGCACGCCTGTGGATAACCAAGCGCAAGAGCGCCAACGCCACACTGGCTGTCGCAGACATCGAACCTTAG
- a CDS encoding CbtA family protein, with protein MIKRIAQTAGFAGLLAAIVLTLLQSLWVTPLILHAETFEVAEPAATLEHSHDTSSAAHDHDAAGGHSHDGEAWAPEDGWQRLLSTGLSNLVVGVGFALMLAGLFTLRAPEKTWQGLLWGLAGFATFVLAPSSGLPPELPGTAAAELLLRQYWWIGTAASTAAGLALLAFGGNWMLRILGLVILALPHVIGAPQPEVHESLAPEALEHEFILASLLTNAAFWAALGLAAAWFHGRTRHAE; from the coding sequence ATGATCAAGCGCATCGCCCAGACTGCCGGCTTCGCCGGCCTGCTCGCCGCCATCGTGCTGACCTTGTTGCAGAGCCTGTGGGTAACCCCGCTTATCCTGCATGCCGAGACGTTCGAAGTCGCCGAACCCGCGGCCACTCTCGAACACAGTCATGACACCTCCAGCGCCGCTCACGATCATGACGCCGCTGGCGGTCACAGCCATGACGGTGAAGCATGGGCACCGGAAGATGGCTGGCAACGGCTGTTATCCACAGGCTTGAGCAATCTGGTGGTGGGCGTGGGCTTCGCACTGATGCTCGCTGGCCTGTTCACCCTGCGCGCGCCCGAGAAAACCTGGCAGGGCCTGCTCTGGGGGCTGGCCGGTTTCGCCACCTTCGTGCTCGCGCCCTCGAGCGGCTTGCCGCCGGAGCTGCCGGGTACCGCCGCGGCCGAGCTGCTACTGCGCCAGTACTGGTGGATCGGCACCGCTGCTTCGACCGCTGCAGGCCTGGCGCTGCTGGCATTTGGCGGCAACTGGATGCTGCGCATACTGGGCCTGGTGATTCTGGCGCTGCCCCATGTGATTGGCGCACCGCAGCCTGAGGTGCATGAAAGCCTGGCACCCGAAGCGCTGGAGCACGAATTCATCCTTGCCTCGCTGCTCACCAACGCTGCGTTCTGGGCTGCCCTGGGGCTGGCTGCCGCCTGGTTCCATGGCCGCACTCGACACGCAGAATGA
- a CDS encoding CbtB domain-containing protein has protein sequence MSSSVISHSSAPALTLSQRILLAVGSCVLGAVLIFFAGFSHVEALHNAAHDTRHSAAFPCH, from the coding sequence ATGTCCAGCAGCGTCATTTCGCACTCCAGCGCACCCGCACTTACCCTGTCACAGCGCATTCTGCTCGCCGTCGGCAGCTGCGTTCTTGGCGCCGTGCTGATCTTCTTCGCCGGCTTCTCCCACGTCGAAGCCTTGCATAACGCCGCCCACGATACACGGCATAGCGCCGCGTTTCCGTGCCACTGA
- the cobW gene encoding cobalamin biosynthesis protein CobW, with amino-acid sequence MKTLAKLPVTIVTGFLGAGKTTLLRHMLENAEGRRIAVIVNEFGELGIDGEILKQCSIGCTEEEANGRVFELANGCLCCTVQEEFFPVMRELVERRGDLDHILIETSGLALPKPLVQAFNWPEIRNACTVDAVITVVDSPAVAAGTFAAFPDQVDAQRKLDPNLDHESPLHELFADQLASADLVILNKADLLDAETLAAVRAEVGEELPPAVKVVEARGGSLPLNVLLGLNSETELHIEGRKTHHDNEDEDHDHDEFDSFHVELPEADEARLLAALKDVVGKHGILRIKGFVAVPNKPMRLLLQGVGLRFDKHFDRAWKTDEARVTRLIVIGQELDHTAIAAELKAALV; translated from the coding sequence ATGAAAACGCTCGCCAAACTTCCCGTCACCATCGTCACTGGCTTTCTCGGTGCCGGTAAGACCACCTTGCTGCGGCACATGCTGGAAAACGCCGAAGGCCGCCGTATTGCGGTGATCGTCAACGAGTTCGGCGAGCTGGGTATCGACGGTGAGATCCTCAAGCAATGCTCCATCGGCTGCACCGAGGAAGAAGCCAACGGCCGCGTCTTCGAACTGGCCAACGGTTGCCTGTGCTGCACCGTGCAGGAAGAGTTCTTCCCAGTGATGCGTGAGTTGGTGGAGCGTCGCGGCGACCTCGACCACATTCTGATCGAAACCAGCGGCCTGGCCCTGCCCAAGCCTCTGGTCCAGGCATTCAACTGGCCGGAAATCCGCAACGCCTGCACCGTCGATGCGGTGATTACCGTGGTCGACAGCCCGGCAGTGGCTGCCGGCACCTTCGCAGCCTTCCCCGATCAGGTCGACGCCCAGCGCAAGCTCGATCCCAACCTCGATCACGAGTCGCCCCTGCACGAGCTGTTCGCCGACCAACTGGCGAGCGCCGATCTGGTGATCCTCAACAAGGCCGATCTGCTCGATGCCGAGACCCTGGCTGCGGTGCGCGCCGAAGTCGGCGAAGAGCTGCCGCCAGCGGTCAAGGTGGTCGAAGCCCGTGGCGGTTCGCTGCCGCTCAATGTGCTGCTGGGCCTGAACAGCGAGACAGAGCTGCACATCGAGGGTCGCAAGACTCACCACGACAATGAAGACGAAGACCACGATCACGACGAGTTCGACTCGTTCCACGTGGAACTACCGGAAGCCGATGAAGCCCGCCTGCTGGCCGCGCTGAAGGACGTCGTGGGTAAACACGGCATCCTGCGCATCAAGGGCTTCGTCGCCGTGCCGAACAAACCCATGCGTCTGCTTCTGCAAGGTGTCGGCCTGCGCTTCGACAAGCATTTCGATCGTGCCTGGAAGACCGATGAAGCGCGGGTTACCCGCCTGATCGTAATCGGCCAGGAGCTCGACCACACGGCCATCGCGGCTGAGCTGAAAGCGGCTCTGGTATAA